The genomic segment CATCACTAAGATGTTCCCAGAGACCATCTGATGCAAATATCAGAAACAAGTCCTGTGGCTTAAGCTTCCTTACTATAATGGAGGGTTCGGCTGTCATTGCTGGTCTCCTCAAAGGAATAGGAGTTCCATGTTGCTGGAATATAGGATCCCTGTAAAACTCCGGTTTCTTCAAGTATACATCCCCAATTGATCTCGATACCTATGTAGAATTGCAAATAAAAACGATTCAGCCAAACAATACAAATGAGCTCAACATTCATGGAAAGATCAATAACGAatacaaacaaccaaaaaagcaTGTATCTTCATTATCATGCAGAGCTCTGACTACCGTAAATTCTTAGAAAAGCACAAAATCCACTGGGGAAGAAACGTTGCAGGAGCCCGTGTGACGGATTCCTGGAACATCGCAAGCCCCCatttataaataatgaaaagagaaagaaaaaaacaccatCAGATTACaccttttatatatgaaaacacAATCATTAGAGATGCTATGTAAATGAAATCACGCAAGCAAGCAAGCCAACcagaactatatatatgaactataCCTGAATAATGCCTTTAATCCTCCAAACTCCACGAGTGTAAATAACGATTTGTGAATCATCGGGGTTAAGTGCCTTAACCTCTTTTCTAACTTCTTCAACAGCAACATTATGATCAGTAGATAACCTTTCAGCTACTGCACTCTTTTTATCACTAACATCTCCTGGAACAACACTCCCAAGAACAGCTCTAGAGTCTCCAAGATTCGCAACATACAGAGTATCATTAGAGATAGCACCAACGAGACAACAAGATCCTACAGTAGCCATTTGAGGTTTCATAGGAAGAGATCGTTTAACCATATGACAAAACTCCTCTTCAGTTTCTTTAAACGCTTTTTTAATAACATCTACAGATAGTCCCCCATGTTCTCTTGCAAATTCTgcaatcataaaccaaaaaaaaaaaacaatcctttTAATATTCACTAACAAGACCAAAACAGAGAGATcataaagaacaaaactttatagcaaaaatcaaatctttcttaTGTTGAAATCAAGAGAAGTGAGATTATTACTGTGCATATAAGGAAAGAGGTGTCTGTTAACGAATCTAGAAGCTTCAGGACCGCCATGGCCATCGTAAACACCGACGTAAGTAGCGGAAGAAGAAGTGAACACCTGACTCTGATCTTCTAACCTGGAATTAGCTTGAACCACCGCAATCGAATAATCACCACCGGCATGAGGTCTTAATTCCGATTGCCAGAGTAAACCATCACCACTAGCTCTACTTCCCAAACACCGTTCCAGAGGCCGTGCTAAAGCTCGCAACATCTCACACCTTTACTGAGGGTTTTTCTGATACAAACAGTGTCGAGTACGACGAgtagagagaaacagagagagagagaaaaatcaaCGGGAAATTTGGATTCGATTGGATAGAGAATTTGATTCGTTTGATCTGATCGGTTTTGAAGAGatttgtatgtgtgtgttgttgttgagtTGGTGGGTATAAAAGAATACcgcgtgaagaagaagatgaatgaagaagaatctgataGAGATGACTTGGACTACTTAACTTGTGGGCCGTTCTTTATTATCCGACGTAGACTACGCgtcgtttttcttttctatttatgttcttttttgcCGTGCTTATTCTATATGCTTTCCTTTCTGCTTTTTCCAACgcgttgttttttttcttctaaaatttgtttcttctccatttggtatttttccatatatatagaGGGCAAACATATAAACGTCATTGCcgtatatattataataaaaataaatatctttctTCTGGAAcaattaaaaagacaaaaaaaaaaaaaagcaagttcTGATGCggtccaactaaaaaaaatatctaaaatcaaCAGCTACTTTTATGTCGTGTTTTTTGGAAAACTAAtaagatattaatttaaaatattacagGGTCAATGTCTAAACATTGTTTTTTAACAAAGGTAGGCCCTTTTGAAGTATAACAACAATGAGTCagtataatcaaaattaaaattgtgtaTGTAAAAAAACCAAgcttattttgtattaaatattatatatatgaaaatgttgTAAATAAGAGAATGGGTAACGATGAGTAACGCTGTAGCTAACGTGTAAGCTGATAATATTTGCTTGTCAACTAAGATAGACACGGATAACTACTGAATACAATTTCCGGCTAATCTACTCATCTTAAAgtatttattctaattttattgTCACGTTATGGTTTCctgtataagaaaaatattttatttcttctggTCAAAATTCTTTGTGTGTTGTTCTAGATAATTGATTAAAACGGTGAATATTAATCTAATTGCAAGTTGCGCCATTTTATTAGGTTAtcaaaaagaagtttttttgcGCATgtaataattatgaaattgacTTTTACAGACTTGTATAAAAGATACGCGGAGGCAACTAGAAGAAATACAGACttgaaattgagtttttttggacgatgattttaaaaaaaaaaaaaatatttatattttcgttttttagtGTGAATGTGTTTTCCAAATCCCTCCACTATTACACATTGGCACATGTGTTTCTAAATTGCATATTTTATTATCACATTAATAGTTAAATATgtaataatgataaaaattatgtaaaattaaaaaggaattgttttcatatttttttgtttgatatgcCCTCTCTTGATTACAGAAAAATggatcaaaaatattttgatttgacTAACTGGACATATATTTTCTAGATTAGGtaaataattattatcaatGGTGCCAAATTTTTTAC from the Camelina sativa cultivar DH55 chromosome 12, Cs, whole genome shotgun sequence genome contains:
- the LOC104729851 gene encoding probable protein phosphatase 2C 63, which gives rise to MLRALARPLERCLGSRASGDGLLWQSELRPHAGGDYSIAVVQANSRLEDQSQVFTSSSATYVGVYDGHGGPEASRFVNRHLFPYMHKFAREHGGLSVDVIKKAFKETEEEFCHMVKRSLPMKPQMATVGSCCLVGAISNDTLYVANLGDSRAVLGSVVPGDVSDKKSAVAERLSTDHNVAVEEVRKEVKALNPDDSQIVIYTRGVWRIKGIIQVSRSIGDVYLKKPEFYRDPIFQQHGTPIPLRRPAMTAEPSIIVRKLKPQDLFLIFASDGLWEHLSDEAAVEIVVKHPRNGIARRLVRAALEEAAKKREMRYGDIKKIARGIRRHFHDDISVVVVYLDQHKSSTSSNVKLVQQGGITAPPDIYSLHADEAEQRRLLNVLY